The genomic DNA GGCTGGCCGGTGGGCGAGTCGTTGGGCTCGGAGGTGGACCTGCGGGAGCGGCTCGGGGTGAGCCGCGCGGTGCTGCGCGAGGCGGTACGGCTCGTCGAGCACCACCAGGTGGCCAGGATGCGGCGCGGCCCGAACGGTGGCCTGATCGTCTGCGCACCCGACGCGGGACCGGCCACCCGCGCCATGGTGATCTACCTCGAATACGTCGGCACGAGCGTCACCGACCTGCTCCAGGCCCGCCTCCTGCTGGAGCCGATCGCCGCGGGACTGGCCGCCGAGCGCATCACCGAGGAGGGCATCGACACCCTCCGGACCACGCTCGATGCCGAACTCGACCACTGGGACGAACCAGGCGTCCACTCCCAGGACCCCCTGCACCCCGTGCTCGGCCAGTTGTCCGGCAACCCGGTGCTGCACCTGTTCGTCGACGTGCTCACCCGGCTCACCGCCCGCTACGCGCACACCTCCCGCCGTATCTCCAAGGCCGAGATGCACGCGGCGAAGGACACCTCGCACCGCGCGCACAAAGCCGTCGTCGACGCGGTGATCGCGGACGACGGAGCCCGCGCGCAGACGGAGCTGACCGCGCATCTGGAGTCGGTGGCAGGCTGGATCGAGAAGCACCGGGTGCGGCGCGGGCAGCGGATCGCGGGCAACGTCGTCGAGCCCGAACTGGTCGAGGGCCCGCGGGCCAAGCTCGCCGAGGTGGTCGCGGCGCGCATCCACGACGACATCGCCGCGCGCGGCTGGCAGACCGGCATGGTGCTCGGCTCGGAGGCCGACCTGCTGGCCCGCTACTCGATCAGCCGGGCCGTACTCCGGGAAGCCGTACGGCTGTTGGAGTACCACTCGGTGGCCCGGATGCGCCGCGGCCCCGGTGGTGGCCTGATCGTCACCGAGCCCGAGCCGCAGGCCAGCATCGACACCATGGCGCTGTTCCTGGAGTACCAGGGCGTCACGGCCGACGACCTGCGGATCGTGCGCAACGCCATCGAACTCGGCATCGTCGCCCGGGTCACCGCGAGAGTCGCGGAGGGCGACAAAGAGGTGACCGAACGGTTGGGCAAGGCCGTGCGCTGGAGCACGGAGGGTCCCGCCGACGACCCGCGCAAGGCCGACCTCTTCCACACCGAACTGGCCGCACTCTCCGACAACCCGGTGCTGTCGCTGTTCCTGTCCATCATTACCGAGCTGTTCCGCCGCCACGCCTCCGGCCATGACCGGCCGCTGCCCGGCGACACGGCGGCGGACGAGGTCCAGCACGTCCACCAGCGGATTCTCGACGCCATCGTCGAGGGTGACGCGGGGGTGGCCCGGCACCGGATGCGCCGCCACCTGGACGCGCTGATCCCTTGGTGGCACTGATTTCCTGACGCTCGACCGGCAACGCCCCTGTGTGGCCTTCGGGTTCACGGGGGCGTTCTGCTGCACCGGGCTGTGTCGGGCGAGGCTAATTAGGTATACTGAATAGGTCGAGCCGAAGGAGATCCGATGCGCCGGACCCTGTTCGAAGAGACCCATGAGGACTTTCGTCTGCTGGTCCGTGACTTCCTCGCCCGCGAGGTGGTCCCGTCGTACGAGGACTGGCGGCGCGCCGGACTCGTCCCCCGCGACCTGTTCACCGCACTGGGCAAGCTCGGCATCATCGGCACGTCGATCCCGGAGGAGTACGGCGGGGGCGGCCAGGACGACTACCGCTACAACGCGGTGATCCAGGAGGAGTGCGCCCGCGCCTGTGTCACGCTCGGCGGTCTGCGCACCCATCTCGACATCGTCGTCCCGTACTTCACCGGCCTGGCCAATGCCGAGCAACGGGCGCGCTGGCTCCCGGGGTTGGCCTCAGGCGAGCTGTATACCGCGATCGCGATGAGCGAGCCCGCCACCGGCTCCGACCTCGCCGGCATCACCACCCGCGCGGTCCGCGACGGCGACCACTTCGTACTCAACGGGGCCAAGACCTTCATCACCGGCGGCCACCACGCCGACCTCGTCATCGTGGTCGCCCGCACCGCTGTCGACCCGGAGAACAGGCGGTCCGGACTGTCCCTGCTCGTGGTCGAGAAGGGCATGCCCGGCTTCACCGTCGGGCGCAAGCTGGAGAAGATCGGGCTGGCCGTCCAGGACACCGTGGAACTCGCCTTCGACGACGTGCGCGTGCCCGCCGCCAACCTCCTCGGCGAGGAAGGCGCCGCCTTCACTCTCCTCGGCCGCAACCTCG from Streptomyces sp. NBC_01478 includes the following:
- a CDS encoding FadR/GntR family transcriptional regulator, coding for MATAVDREPADGETGVPVGKLAAQTARRIEATVIRQGWPVGESLGSEVDLRERLGVSRAVLREAVRLVEHHQVARMRRGPNGGLIVCAPDAGPATRAMVIYLEYVGTSVTDLLQARLLLEPIAAGLAAERITEEGIDTLRTTLDAELDHWDEPGVHSQDPLHPVLGQLSGNPVLHLFVDVLTRLTARYAHTSRRISKAEMHAAKDTSHRAHKAVVDAVIADDGARAQTELTAHLESVAGWIEKHRVRRGQRIAGNVVEPELVEGPRAKLAEVVAARIHDDIAARGWQTGMVLGSEADLLARYSISRAVLREAVRLLEYHSVARMRRGPGGGLIVTEPEPQASIDTMALFLEYQGVTADDLRIVRNAIELGIVARVTARVAEGDKEVTERLGKAVRWSTEGPADDPRKADLFHTELAALSDNPVLSLFLSIITELFRRHASGHDRPLPGDTAADEVQHVHQRILDAIVEGDAGVARHRMRRHLDALIPWWH
- a CDS encoding acyl-CoA dehydrogenase family protein; the protein is MRRTLFEETHEDFRLLVRDFLAREVVPSYEDWRRAGLVPRDLFTALGKLGIIGTSIPEEYGGGGQDDYRYNAVIQEECARACVTLGGLRTHLDIVVPYFTGLANAEQRARWLPGLASGELYTAIAMSEPATGSDLAGITTRAVRDGDHFVLNGAKTFITGGHHADLVIVVARTAVDPENRRSGLSLLVVEKGMPGFTVGRKLEKIGLAVQDTVELAFDDVRVPAANLLGEEGAAFTLLGRNLAQERLAIAVGAVAQARTAIDLTVAYVRDRNVFGKPLAQFQNTKFELAALDAELTAAQALLDAAISALVAGELDPVDAARTKLFCTETQGRVVDRCLQLHGGYGYILESPIARLYADARVTRIYGGTSEVMKLIISKSLGL